A window of Lytechinus pictus isolate F3 Inbred chromosome 7, Lp3.0, whole genome shotgun sequence contains these coding sequences:
- the LOC129265329 gene encoding kelch-like protein 28 gives MSREQDCVDRRDGRNHNNGSQASCPVAIPGSSGGVSSEVSGHARMVLREMHSLQQQGDLCDVVLRVDGHKVKAHRAVLSGCSPYFKAMFTGNLCESEKEEIDLKSVDKTAINTLVDFAYTGKIAVTHVNVQSLLPAANLFQMHSVKKLCCEFLQSQLHATNCLGITHFAEVHACKELQAYGDKFIAAHFQELSQSEEFCHLVFEELTRILSRDDLNISSEEVVFDALDIWLNYDPNRRQCYLGRALQCIRLPQLTHKTLTKLYSTHPFIKENALCQEQVNKALQYHLNTEDRLTLAKNMKDKLKKRGELEMFCAVGGKNGLFATLDSVEVYRAETDSWSEVASLNCRLQECAAAVVDQNLYVIGGVRCQLRNGTSYRCYDNGVERWHPDTNTWSTAASMHMCRSNHGVAVLNGKIYALGGYNGESYMKNVEVYCPKNNQWKMATPMLERRSIFTTAVVDGKIYAIGGYGPNYLNSMERYDPDKDFWEKVAPLTDRRINFGVAVLHGFIYVVGGHNGEQYLDSVERYDPHQDNWKTVASMGMPRTGLGVTVMGGHIYAAGGHSGAAYLDRVEKYDPFTDTWTLAKTMLNCRCNFAFAAL, from the exons ATGAGTCGCGAACAAGATTGTGTTGACCGTCGCGATGGTCGCAATCACAATAATGGATCTCAGGCCAGCTGCCCAGTGGCAATACCCGGGAGCTCGGGCGGGGTAAGCAGTGAGGTGTCCGGTCATGCAAGAATGGTGCTGCGAGAAATGCACAGCCTACAGCAACAGGGAGATTTATGTGATGTTGTTCTTAGAGTAGATGGCCATAAAGTAAAAGCCCACAGAGCAGTGCTCTCTGGGTGTAGCCCCTATTTTAAGGCCATGTTCACTGGAAATTTGTGTGAAAGTGAGAAAgaagaaattgatctgaaatCAGTCGATAAGACAGCAATCAACACTCTTGTAGACTTTGCCTACACAGGAAAAATAGCAGTTACCCATGTCAATGTCCAATCTCTCTTGCCAGCAGCTAATCTTTTTCAAATGCATTCTGTAAAAAAGCTATGCTGCGAGTTCTTACAATCTCAACTCCATGCCACAAATTGCCTTGGGATCACTCATTTTGCCGAAGTCCATGCTTGTAAGGAACTTCAGGCATATGGTGATAAATTCATTGCTGCTCATTTTCAAGAACTCAGCCAGAGCGAAGAATTTTGCCATCTTGTCTTTGAAGAGTTGACTAGAATCCTGTCAAGAGATGACCTCAATATTTCGTCTGAAGAAGTGGTCTTTGATGCTCTTGATATCTGGTTGAATTACGATCCTAACAGACGACAGTGCTATCTTGGAAGAGCTCTTCAGTGTATACGGCTGCCTCAGCTCACACATAAGACTTTAACAAAGTTATACAGCACCCACCCCTTTATCAAGGAGAATGCTCTCTGCCAAGAACAG GTGAACAAAGCACTGCAATACCATCTCAACACAGAGGATCGGCTTACACTGGCCAAAAACATGAAAGACAAATTAAAGAAGAGAGGAGAGTTAGAGATGTTTTGTGCTGTTGGAGGAAAGAATGGCTTGTTTGCAACTCTTGACAG tgttGAAGTCTACCGAGCAGAGACAGATAGCTGGAGTGAAGTAGCCTCCTTGAACTGCAGGCTTCAGGAATGCGCTGCCGCAGTTGTTGACCAGAACCTGTACGTCATCGGAGGAGTGCGATGCCAACTCAGAAACGGCACCTCCTATCGTTGCTATGACAATGGTGTTGAAAGATGGCATCCAGACACTAACACTTGGAGTACAGCGGCCAGCATGCACATGTGTCGGAGCAATCATGGTGTTGCAGTGCTTAATGGGAAAATCTACGCTCTCGGAGGATATAATGGAGAGTCTTACATGAAGAATGTAGAAGTGTACTGTCCAAAGAACAACCAGTGGAAAATGGCCACACCAATGCTTGAACGCAGGAGTATCTTCACCACAGCTGTAGTTGATGGAAAGATCTATGCCATTGGTGGCTATGGACCTAACTATCTTAACAG TATGGAAAGATATGATCCAGACAAGGACTTCTGGGAAAAGGTAGCACCACTCACCGATCGAAGGATTAACTTTGGGGTAGCTGTACTTCATGGGTTCATCTATGTTGTTGGAGGACACAATGGGGAGCAGTATCTAGACAGCGTAGAACGTTATGACCCGCATCAGGATAATTGGAAAACAGTGGCTTCAATGGGCATGCCAAGAACAG
- the LOC129264642 gene encoding zinc transporter ZIP9-like, which translates to MDEDKGETWGIILLSLAMLIGCYIAGSVPLSITMSETKTRLTTVIGAGLLVGTSLAVIIPEGIHSLFADAAPHSHHDEARAVLVGPENKADGAQEVNHEAAVDNAHTHAHSSVEDLHSLIGIALVFGFVFMLLVDQIGGGHGHSHSQLPGELEATSRTGRKSITATLGLVVHAAADGIAMGAAASASRADVQMIVFIAIMLHKAPAAFGLVTFLLHENYERNRIRKHLLIFSLAAPVMAIFTYFSLSHASKEALLSVNATGLSMLFSAGTFLYVATVHVLPEIAAPRPSTTPATDPEGAVDVRQGFTCGELTALVLGCLAPLVLAMGHHH; encoded by the exons ATGGACGAAGATAAAGGAGAAACATGGGGTATTATACTACTTTCGCTTGCGATGTTGATCGGTTGTTACATTGCTGGATCAGTCCCTCTATCCATTACGATGTCGGAG ACTAAAACAAGACTGACCACTGTAATTGGGGCAGGGCTTCTTGTCGGCACATCATTGGCTGTTATCATCCCAGAAGGAATACATTCACTCTTTGCAGATGCag CTCCTCATAGTCACCATGACGAAGCAAGAGCAGTACTAGTCGGCCCAGAAAACAAAGCAGACGGAGCTCAAGAAGTCAATCACGAGGCAGCTGTTGACAACGCCCATACCCACGCCCACTCCTCTGTCGAAGACCTCCACTCATTGATTGGTATAGCATTGGTATTCGGTTTTGTTTTTATGCTGTTGGTGGATCAAATAGGCGGTGGCCATGGGCATTCACATTCACAGTTACCGG GTGAACTGGAAGCAACAAGTAGAACAGGAAGGAAGAGCATAACCGCTACACTAGGTCTGGTGGTACATGCCGCAG ctgACGGCATTGCCATGGGGGCAGCTGCTAGTGCATCAAGGGCCGATGTTCAAATGATTGTATTTATTGCTATTATGTTACATAAG gcACCTGCTGCTTTTGGACTTGTCACATTCCTTTTACATGAAAACTATGAGAGGAATAGGATACGAAAACATCTTCTTATCTTCTCATTAGCCGCTCCAGTTATGGCTATATTCACATATTTTAGCCTCAGCCAT GCCAGTAAAGAGGCGTTATTATCCGTCAATGCAACAGGCCTATCCATGCTGTTCTCAGCAGGAACTTTCCTCTACGTAGCAACAGTACATGTATTACCCGAGATAGCAGCACCTCGACCATCCACCACCCCTGCCACGGACCCAGAGGGGGCGGTAGACGTCAGGCAAGGCTTCACTTGTGGGGAATTAACAGCACTTGTACTCGGATGCCTAGCACCCCTTGTTTTAGCCATGGGACATCATCACTAG